From one Streptomyces sp. NBC_01478 genomic stretch:
- a CDS encoding GHMP family kinase ATP-binding protein, producing MERLTEKRRATLKCYTRIHDVELPAGRWEFSSDLPVGKGMSSSTADILALIRCLDCLFDHKGDPETTRKILTTIERSDAIHADRYTLYLSGAHVFVRDYPSTVAFNVCYAYAEHEVRTEDFPETDLLRHYRDSASDYAHSLRRLDEALTAQDGLAMAREATRSAELAQDYLPSGLVADLLRDHWDLGGVGVVRAHTGTVVGLLSTADFDATTRADLCRYFLLRGYKCYFTRAGYPLV from the coding sequence CGTCGAGTTACCCGCCGGCCGCTGGGAGTTCAGCTCCGACCTGCCCGTCGGCAAGGGCATGTCCAGCTCGACCGCCGACATCCTCGCCCTCATCAGATGCCTCGACTGCCTGTTCGACCACAAGGGCGACCCGGAGACCACCCGGAAGATCCTCACCACGATCGAACGGTCGGACGCGATTCACGCCGACCGGTACACGCTGTATCTCAGCGGCGCCCATGTCTTCGTCCGGGACTACCCGTCGACCGTCGCCTTCAACGTCTGCTACGCGTACGCCGAGCACGAGGTGCGCACCGAGGACTTCCCCGAGACCGACCTGCTGCGCCACTACCGGGACTCGGCGAGTGACTACGCGCACTCGCTGCGCCGGCTCGACGAGGCCCTGACCGCGCAGGACGGGCTCGCGATGGCCCGGGAGGCGACCCGGTCGGCCGAGCTGGCGCAGGACTACCTCCCGAGCGGACTGGTCGCGGACCTGCTCCGGGACCACTGGGACCTGGGGGGCGTGGGTGTCGTCCGGGCGCACACCGGCACGGTCGTCGGCCTGCTGTCGACCGCCGACTTCGACGCGACCACCCGAGCCGATCTGTGCAGGTACTTCCTGCTCCGGGGCTACAAGTGCTACTTCACGAGAGCGGGGTACCCCCTTGTTTGA
- a CDS encoding pyridoxal-phosphate dependent enzyme has translation MFDHIADALAQPHLIRLRPGLYTLRFESMKVISALGAVERLMADGVIHPGDTLVDSSSGVYAHALALACQKYGFHCHIIASPIVDAALRAQLQVLGATVDQPDATDDAKLDQGGRVRKVLEYVERNPGAHWMRQYHDQIHYHGYEDAAKSMMKQLDVPELVLVGGVGSGASTGGLATALRRHGVDARLLGIQPFGSVSFASQDVEDPEFLIAGLGSGIHFGNIDYDAYDDIHWIDFTYARSGSIELLREHGVFAGLSSGAAYAVATWQASGHGFDDRHPVVFVTPDTGHRYVHTVFENPDSAVVRDTDHYPLVVTEPVELRLPWCRTDWKRHGVNFPQPKSEF, from the coding sequence TTGTTTGACCACATCGCCGACGCGCTCGCCCAGCCCCACCTGATACGCCTGCGCCCCGGCCTGTACACGCTGCGGTTCGAGTCCATGAAGGTGATCTCCGCGCTCGGTGCGGTGGAGCGGCTCATGGCCGACGGCGTGATCCACCCGGGCGACACCCTGGTCGACAGCTCCAGCGGCGTCTACGCGCACGCACTGGCCCTGGCCTGCCAGAAGTACGGCTTCCACTGCCACATCATCGCCTCCCCCATCGTCGACGCCGCCCTGCGGGCCCAACTCCAGGTCCTGGGCGCCACGGTGGACCAGCCGGACGCCACGGACGACGCCAAGCTGGACCAGGGCGGCCGGGTGCGGAAGGTGCTCGAATACGTCGAGCGGAACCCCGGCGCCCACTGGATGCGCCAGTACCACGACCAGATCCACTACCACGGCTACGAAGACGCGGCCAAGAGCATGATGAAGCAGCTCGACGTCCCCGAGCTGGTCCTCGTCGGCGGAGTGGGATCGGGCGCCTCGACGGGCGGACTCGCCACGGCCCTGCGCCGCCACGGCGTCGACGCCCGCCTCCTCGGGATCCAGCCCTTCGGGAGCGTCTCCTTCGCGAGCCAGGACGTCGAGGACCCCGAGTTCCTCATCGCCGGCCTCGGCAGCGGAATCCACTTCGGCAACATCGACTACGACGCCTACGACGACATCCACTGGATCGACTTCACCTACGCGAGGTCGGGCAGCATCGAACTCCTCCGGGAACACGGCGTGTTCGCCGGCCTGTCGAGCGGCGCCGCGTACGCGGTGGCGACCTGGCAGGCGTCCGGGCACGGCTTCGACGACCGGCACCCCGTCGTCTTCGTGACGCCCGACACCGGCCACCGCTATGTGCACACCGTGTTCGAGAACCCCGACTCGGCCGTCGTACGCGACACCGACCACTACCCGCTCGTCGTGACCGAACCCGTGGAGCTCAGGCTGCCGTGGTGCAGGACCGACTGGAAACGCCACGGTGTCAACTTCCCCCAGCCGAAGAG